A region of Polyodon spathula isolate WHYD16114869_AA chromosome 4, ASM1765450v1, whole genome shotgun sequence DNA encodes the following proteins:
- the LOC121313876 gene encoding DNA-directed RNA polymerases I, II, and III subunit RPABC4, with the protein MDPQKDVQPPKQQPMIYICGECHTENEIKARDPIRCRECGYRIMYKKRTKRLVVFDAR; encoded by the exons ATGGATCCACAAAAGGACGTGCAGCCACCCAAACAGCAGCCTATGATCTACATATGTGGGG aatgtcacactgaaaatgaaattaaagccAGAGATCCAATCCGATGCAGAGAATGTGGTTACAGGATAATGTACAAGAAGAGAACAAAAAGAT TGGTTGTCTTTGATGCTCGCTGA
- the LOC121313877 gene encoding F-box only protein 43-like, giving the protein METLFRSEISFPGFKETYSTSSLDSGCSDSFQTSRFKADETKEHKQKPVAEHQTFLEESTENLAKCSPVYSSRTRNEFQRSPLCCPEQDKKEKNVSSGFYETPRPSKKDASLQRRLLMSKAATEGSKDHLRTSVASRLSFNFSSFEESGSNEVIEFPEIEHFEALATSTLKTEKPVSSGRKKRFLFSQMRTSTLEEPKSAANQPLVPECITPVQFGIQNDLDESIISCFTHECLSQELLITPQSNKFSKPIQDKFITPVSNLAAKFQLNLSVLSTPLVTPLVKLDTSIPEDSGFKSLGLDKSEDSILDYVSFEELVPHKCKETPKVLEAKRRSWLERLRRPSTLKEGGSQAGEGVDSNTSVIKDLKSLGKVKKEPVAEEDDELFNETIPCNRSVLRLEDLTRTPALQAVHAMCLRSARKVPRHTAVEDLLGLSEGSKPFETTMPLGGLIGRNMGLRELDFLAELKHRNLRHVLALILNCLSPEDIYRFGQVSEVWNEIVLQDKMKNRIRRSYMKQLKAVAEQGSQTLIPDAETRPKLLSRSALRSVQSRATLLGTPTSGSNGLPFRPTGGSNGKQLASKHDEYLKVAKTLFNDESLWPCPRCQCPARCHPVKKQGICSREECAFDFCTYCFCTFHGSKECRSPSTKRRTENEMLPGSAKSKRNLKRL; this is encoded by the exons ATGGAAACACTTTTCAGGTCTGAGATCTCATTTCCAGGCTTCAAAGAAACATATTCCACATCTTCTCTAGACAGTGGCTGCAGTGACTCATTTCAGACCTCAAGATTCAAGGCAGATGAAACCaaagagcacaaacaaaaacCTGTTGCAGAACACCAAACTTTTCTAGAGGAATCAACTGAAAACCTGGCGAAATGTTCTCCTGTTTACTCTTCCAGGACAAGGAATGAGTTTCAGCGCTCCCCGCTCTGCTGCCCGGaacaagacaaaaaagaaaaaaatgtttcttctGGTTTCTATGAAACTCCAAGACCATCCAAAAAAGATGCCTCTTTGCAAAGGCGTCTGCTTATGTCAAAAGCTGCCACAGAGGGGAGTAAAGATCATCTTCGAACATCTGTTGCTAGCCGGTTGTCTTTCAACTTTTCCAGTTTTGAGGAGAGTGGTTCAAACGAAGTTATAGAATTTCcagaaattgaacattttgaagCTTTAGCCACTagtacattaaaaacagaaaaacctgTTTCTTcaggcagaaaaaaaaggttcttattCTCCCAGATGAGAACATCAACTTTAGAAGAGCCAAAAAGTGCAGCCAACCAACCACTGGTACCAGAATGTATTACACCTGTGCAGTTTGGAATACAGAATGATCTTGATGAAAGcattatttcttgttttactCATGAATGCCTTAGCCAAGAGTTGCTGATAACCCCTCAGTCCAACAAGTTTTCCAAGCCCATTCAAGACAAATTTATAACTCCAGTAAGCAACCTTGCAGCAAAGTTTCAATTGAACTTGTCGGTTTTAAGTACACCACTGGTGACACCACTTGTTAAGTTGGACACTAGCATACCAGAAGACAGTGGCTTCAAGTCTCTTGGTTTGGATAAATCAGAGGATTCCATTCTTGACTATGTTTCTTTCGAGGAACTGGTGCCACACAAATGTAAGGAAACCCCCAAAGTGTTGGAAGCTAAAAGAAGGTCCTGGCTAGAACGGCTCCGGAGACCCTCCACACTTAAGGAAGGGGGCTCTCAGGCAGGGGAAGGGGTAGATTCCAATACATCTGTTATAAAAGACTTGAAATCCCTGGGCAAGGTGAAAAAGGAACCCGTTGCTGAGGAAGATGATGAATTGTTTAATGAAACAATCCCTTGCAATAGGAGTGTTTTAAGACTTGAGGACTTAACAAGAACCCCTGCTTTACAGGCGGTGCATGCAATGTGCCTTCGAAGTGCCAGGAAAGTACCTCGGCACACTGCTGTGGAGGACTTGCTCGGCCTGTCTGAGGGGTCCAAGCCATTTGAAACTACAATGCCTCTGGGGGGACTTATTGGCAGAAATATGGGGCTGAGAGAACTTGACTTCCTAGCAGAACTAAAACACAGGAACTTGAGACATGTGTTGGCTTTGATCTTAAATTGTCTTTCTCCTGAGGACATTtacag ATTTGGACAGGTATCTGAAGTATGGAATGAAATAGTTTTGCAAGACAAGATGAAGAATCGAATTAGAAGATCCTACATGAAACAGTTAAAGGCAGTTGCTGAG CAAGGGAGCCAGACTCTTATTCCAGATGCAGAAACCAGACCAAAGCTCCTAAGCCGATCTGCTCTGAGGTCTGTCCAGTCTCGGGCAACGCTCTTGGGTACTCCCACTTCAGGCTCCAATGGACTGCCTTTTAGACCTACTGGAGGCAGTAATGGAAAACAGTTAGCAAGTAAACATGATGAATATTTAAAG GTCGCCAAAACCCTCTTCAATGATGAGTCATTATGGCCTTGTCCTAGGTGCCAGTGTCCTGCCAGGTGTCATCCAGTTAAGAAGCAAGGCATATGCAGTCGTGAAGAGTGTGCATTTGATTTTTGCACATATTGCTTCTGTACATTCCATGGGTCCAAGGAATGTCGCAGCCCATCTACAAAACGTCGAACCGAAAATGAGATGCTTCCGGGAAGCGCCAAGAGCAAGCGCAACTTAAAAAGACTGTGA